A single region of the Agromyces sp. Leaf222 genome encodes:
- a CDS encoding RNA polymerase-binding protein RbpA has translation MASGNSAIRGSRVGAGPMGEQDRGFHADRVAVSYWDAQGNETVRYFAASLPEEEIPETIDSPSTGLPAGRDKENPPSVSKLEPYKTHLAYVKERRSDEEAAALLEEALTQLRARRGQTPKA, from the coding sequence ATGGCTTCCGGAAACAGCGCCATCCGCGGATCGCGGGTCGGTGCAGGCCCCATGGGCGAACAGGACCGCGGCTTCCACGCCGACCGCGTCGCCGTGAGCTACTGGGACGCCCAGGGCAACGAGACCGTCCGCTACTTCGCGGCGAGCCTGCCCGAAGAGGAGATCCCCGAGACCATCGACAGCCCGTCCACCGGGCTGCCGGCAGGCCGTGACAAGGAGAACCCGCCTTCGGTCTCCAAGCTCGAGCCGTACAAGACGCACCTCGCCTACGTGAAGGAGCGTCGCAGCGACGAAGAAGCCGCCGCGCTCCTCGAAGAGGCATTGACGCAGCTCCGCGCGCGTCGCGGGCAGACGCCCAAGGCGTAG